Genomic segment of Candidatus Chlorohelix allophototropha:
AATGGCACCTCGCGTTGCTGGTAATCCCCAATCTTCTCGACAATTCGAGTAAGAGTTTCACTAACTATATCTTCAGCTAAATGATGATCGCTGCTATGGTAGTACGCATAGTTATATAACCTATCGGCAAAACGGGACATTAACACATCCACTGCTTCAGGCTCAAATCTTTGAAGTTGTGCTACCAGTTCGACATCATTCATTTATAAGCACTAACCAAAACTCGCTTAAATAATCGGTTTACAATGTAAATGCTCAATATTTCACCTGTCGGGTTCATACTAAGCGACCTTCTTGATCTATCATATAAACTCGGCAATTTTCTTGCTGGCTAATAAATTCTTTGCCTTCTTCAAGACCCAGTATCAAAGCTGTTTTAGCCAGCACATCTGCCAACATAGTAGTGGGCGCAACTATCGTTACAGCCGCTAAACCATTATTAACCGGCTCAGAGGTACGTGGGTCAATCAAGTGATGGTGTAACTGGTTACCTTTCAACCAGCGACGGCGAGTGGTGGAAGAAGTTGCCACTGCCCCTTCGGTAACCGACAAAGTAGTTAGAGTACCTTCTAGGGTAATTGGATTTTGCATATCAACTTCCCAACCGTTTTTTCCGGGTTGATTGCCGCCAAGACGCATATCGCCTCCAGCGCTAACCATAAAATCCTTGAATCCCTGCCCTTGAATAACTGCGGCAACCCGGTCAACGATCATGCCTTTGGCGATACCACCCAGATCAATCCTGGCACCTTTAGCTAGCTGAATACTGCGTCGGGCATGGTTCAACTCGACGTAGTGGTGCGAGGGTGGGCGAAATGTATTCATTTTAGTTGCCAGACCGGGAGCAAGCGTACCGATTTGCTCAAAACTGCGGTCATACCCTGCATGTTCCAACGCATCCAAGATGGTGGGATCAAAAATGCCGCGAGTTAGTTCTGCCATTTTTAGGGCAGCGTTGACACATTCAAAAAACAGGGGAGAGCTTTGTTCAATATAACCCTTCTGGTTTAACCGGGATAGCTCGCTATCCGGTAGGAAACGACTGAGGGTTAATTCAGCATGTCGGAATATCAGTTGTGCAGTGCTGACCAAATCGCGCGCCCGTAACTTGGTGGCTTTGGACTCACTACTCAAATATATGAGCACCTGCACATCTGTATTCATTGCCCTGAATGTTGAAAAAACCTCGCTCATAACCTGTTTATAACCAATCTTTGTCTAACAATCCAATCAAGTACTAAGCCTGTTCTAAAAAAACAGGCTTAGATTCTATCATAATTAGGAAGCCTTCGTAACAGGAGGCGGTGGCGGCTTCGGAGTCGCAGTCGGTGCGGGCTTCGGAGTCGCCGTTGGCGCAGGCTTCGGAGTCGCAGTCGGTGCGGGTGGCGCTGCCGTAGTATTCACCGGTGGTTGCACCGCAGCCGTAGTGGGCGCTGCAACCGGTGCGCTGGTAGTCTGCGCCGGCGGATTGTTTACCGGTCGCGCTACCACCGTAGTACTCACCGGCGGAGGGGACGCACCTGCCGCAGTAGTGGCAGGATTAGGTGGCGCACTGGCTCCACTTTTAGAAGGAGCTACACCTGTAACCGTAGTGCGGTTTGGCGCTACGGGAGAGTTAGGGTTGCTCTGCACCGGTGTGTCGGTAGGAGTCGGTACATCGGTAGGCAAGGGCGTATCGGTAGCTACTACCGGATCAGGTCCTACGTTTACCGCTGCTTGCGGCACATCGGCTACTTCGACTTGACCTGTCGCTGCTGCCTGCGCCGCAGGGAGCAACGACTTTCCGATTACAAAACCGAACTGGTAGCAAAGCACTACTAGAACCATAATCAGGCTGACAAATACTAGCAGATTTAGTTTCCAATGGTTTATCGTCGTAGTTTTCACGTTGCGTCTTTCTGCTGTATTATCGTTAGTCTTAATCATGTTCCTTATCGTCTTTATGCTCAGGCTCTTTAGTCGCTGGTTTCTTCGTCGGCTCTTGTTCCTTCTTCTCGGTTGGCTTAACTTCCGGAGTCTTAGCAACACTAGTCGGGGCAGAAGTAGCCTTAGTTGTAGTGGGAGCAGGCGTTGTTGTATTAGATTCAGGCTTATCGGTTGACTTAGTCTCTTTTGTCTCTCTGGTCTCTGTCGTTGTAGCAACAGGCTGATGCGATTCTTCTACTTTTTCGGTAACTATTACCACCGGGTTATTAAACACTGGCTCAGGAGTGCTATACTGCTGCACAGGTTGTTCTGTATATAAATCCGCAACTACAGGTTCAGGGTTAACCGTAACTATGGGAAGTTCGGTAGTGGTAACAGTTTCAGGCTGTGCTGCGGTAGTTCCGGCAGTAGCAGCCTTAGCAGGCTTAGCTACAGTAGTTTTCGAAGCTACTTGAGTTGGGGCGCTGGTTGGGGTAGGGCTAACACCTATGCCCGCGGCTTGCACACCAAACGCAAAAGCCGCTACAAAAGCCAATCCTAATAGTAATCCGGGTAATATGTGCTTTAGTTTCACTGGATGCTCCTTTTCGATAGAACCTTGATACTTTTTTCTTCGAGACCCTAAACGCAATAAAAGAGCAAAAGTTGCGGGCAAATTTATCAATTTTTAAAATTCACACATTTTATTTTAATCTTGCGGGGCAAAGTTCTCCTTTACCAAGAACAGGGTTTTTACGGTACTTCTATTGACAAGTCAAACCCAATAGCGGTTAAATAGTGGTACAACAGACTCCTAGTTGTTCCTGCATTAGAAAGCAGGAAATTGTAGTTAGGAAACATCAAAACTTTAACTCAAGGTCGAGTAGATTGGAACAAGAATGCCAGCTATTTCTCACAAATATCTCGAGAAACTGAGGCGAGAAGTCGCTGCTTTCGAGCAATGGCTAGCCCAGACGCAAGCAGCAGAAGATGGGAGCGCCAGCCCGGCGAATTTGCGAGATGCCTTTACCAAGGCTAACTCGATTTATATAAAAGCGCTTGAACTGTACCGTACCACTTCTGAGAATGATTCTGAGCCTGACGAACAAGGTGAACGAATTATCACTCCCGGCTAGAATGCCGGAGGTCTCTCATTAATTACCCGCTTCACTCGCTGATTAGCAAATTAACACTATGGACTTTACCCATGAGGTAATAGGATTTGTTGCCGACCAAACCGGCAGGTCATAAACCGGTTCTAACTTACCGGCAAACTCTGGGAAAAGCGCTACCGTTGTCACTCGCTGTTGCGCTGCTGGTGATGGTGCTGCTTTTTCTAATAAATCTCCTGCGCCCCCCTATGGTGCTGGATATTGGCACCGATGATCATCTTGATCGCTTGTACCTGAACGTGGGTGATGGCGGTTTTTATGAACCGGAAATCCAGCACAGCACAAGCCTAGAAACAGGTAATCGCGACCTTACCTATCGCTGGTCAGGACAAGTTGCCTATTTGAATCTACCCTGGCCGCTTGATTCTGTGCCACTCAAATTAACGCTGCGCCTCTCTGCCCCTCGACCAGACCGACCTCCCGACCAAACCGGAGTTACTTTGAGTGTAATCGGGCAGATTGAATACGATCAGTATGATTTCGGTTCGCAAAATATAACGGGCTATTATGATGGGCGCGAGTATATACTAACCCTTCCGTTACATATTCGCCCTACCCTTGAATATTTGCGGCTCAGATTTGAAGCCAGTAATGCCTATACTCCGAGTAGCGGTGATACTCGTAGCCTCTCCACCATCTTTTTTCAGGCAAAAATAGAACCGGATTATAACAATTTCGGGGTGGAAGGCTGGCTTTCTACCCTATGGGAACCGGGTTTGCTGGCAATAATTTGCCTTAGTTGCTGGGGTATCGCCCGTTTGTTGGGTATGCCAAAGAAATGGGCGCTTTTGCTGGAAACCACCGCCGGAACAATTTTACTGGCAGGGTTGTTCATTGCCCCGCTGGCGCTTAAACCCTATCTTTCCGCATGGGGGTTTATCCTTCCCATCGGTTGGCTATTACTTTGGTTGGCAGGCTTATTTTCAAAACGCGCCCCAAAATTACCTGCCCCATTTGTATATGCCGCCACCCTTTACATTCTCATCCCGCTGGCGCAATTTGCTTTTCTGCGTCTCCATCTCTACAGTTTAAACCCTTCCTCACTTACTTCAGGGGTTTTTACCGGAGCGCTGCTTTTTAGCGCGGGTATGTACAATTCGCACAACCTGCGACCAGAAGATAACTCACCGGATGGGCTAACTGTTTTTGAACGCTGGTTTTCTCGTGCGATGTTGGCAGCAGCTTTCATTTCTTTTCTCTACAATCAGATATATACGTTTCAAGTTGACCCATTTCGAGGGGTGGAGTTCCGCAGCCATTATGTGACGCTGTTAAACAGCCAAAATGGGCGTAATTTATATGATCTTGACCGTTTACTCAGCCAACCTTCCGTTGCGCCGCGTCTGCCCCCCTTCTATGCTGCTTTATTCTGGCCATTAACCCAGTTATTTGGTACAGATCAGCAAATAGCGCTTCAGCTTTGGCGGGTTATAAATTTACTATTGCTCGTACCGACACTACTATTTTTATTGCGCTTGTTCGGACAGAATTCGGGCAAGATTCACTTTCGCGCCCCTGTGCTGTTTCTGGCATTGAGTTTCAGTCCCGTAACCGATACCATCGGCTTTGGACAAGTAAACACAATTGCGCTGCTGAGCTTATTACTCGCACTCCAAAAACTAAATGAGAAGCGTGACGTTAAAGCAGGTTTATATCTGGCAATTCCGTCAGGGCTGCTTTTATTTCCCGCTGCGCTGTCATTCTATTTCGTTCTCACCAAACGCTGGCGCGGTCTGGTAAGTTTGGGAGTAGGTTTTTTGGGAGTGGGGTTGTTAGGGCTAATAGCAATGGGCTGGGATAACTTTATTCTCTATTTCAGAGCCGTTGGTATTATCCTGACAAGACCGGACATGGATATTTCTAACCAATCAATCTTCGGCGCATTGGCGCGATTGAGCATTCCCGAAATAACCTTGAGCTACCGAGGTGATTATCCTTTCTGGGCATTGTTTATGGGATATGTTTGCTCATTTGGGCTAATCGCTTTCACCATTAGGCGGCTATGGCAAATCCGGCACGAGGTGGATAAGCCCTCTACGGCAAGGTTACTGCCCGGTATTCTAATCCTGACCGGACTGATTGTGCCACCTATTGCCCTGATGAATAATGAAATGTTGGCGTTACCGGCGTTGGCGCTTTTATTGCAAGTGTTGAGCAACGCAAAGACCCCTCGCTGGCAGTTATTGGTGTTTGGGGTATGTTTCGGGCTGTTGGGATACGGCAGTACCTATGATTTCTTTCCGGGTGAAGCGGTAGGTCTGGCGCGACTCGGCGCAAGTTATCGCCTTGCCGCGCTGCTAACCCTGTGGGGCTTGTACCTGTGGCTGATTAGGTGCTCTAATCAGAATAAGAATAGATACTAGCGAATCCGTGCTTCGATTTTCTTTCTAATCCTCGCTAGTTTTCACAATGAGTTTTCTTTCTCTTAGCTCATTAACAAAATCACCAATAAGCTTGATCGACATTTCCTTGTAGTCACTATCGGGCTGACTTTTCAGCCCCTCTAACTCCTGAATAAAGAATAGCCCAATCTGTGACCAAGTTGCAGCACCTAAAACCAGTTGCCCAAGAGTTTCCTCTACCGCCGGTTTAAGTTCTTCGTAGGGGGCTAAAAGTTTTGGCGGCAGCAACTCATGCAGTTTGTACTTCAGTTGAGCCAAATCAAACAAAGCACTAGAGCCTGTAAAGAACTTTTCTCGCTCAGCCTTATTCCACTGAAGCCCAAGCTCTTTTTTCGTTACAAAGAATAAGCAAGGCTTTTTAGAGGGGGAATTGATTTTATTCCAGTGCGCCAGAAGCAGGATATATTTAATAAACTGCTCTACTTCAATAACGGCAGCTACTTTTAGTTCCAAAAATGTTCTTGTTTCCGCGCTCTCCAAAGTGACATCCGGTTGTATGAAGTCTATCTTGGAGTCAATTTGCTCAAGAAAATCAAAAATAGACCATGTACTAGGATTGAAGCTTTTTTGTCCTTCAATCTCAAAGCAATTCAAGAACCTCGTAATCGTACTGCTGGGCAGTAGCCTGAGTAAAACCGTCAGAACCCCATTAAGTGGTACTTCCGAGCGGTAGATACCCTTTCTCAGATCCTCAATTGAAGAAGCCCGATTGAAATGTTGACGCTCCCAGTAATAGTGTTCGATAAAGTAATGATAACTATGCTTAACCCATGAGTTACCGACTATACCTTCTTTGTGTCCATCCGTATCCATCCAACTACCTCCCTTTTTTCATTTATAGGTGTTGCGATTACTAAGTTACTACTATGCTACTCTGGTGGAATCTGGCAGTTTTTTGGAATATTAACAATAAAAACTTTTTCCTAAAGCATGGGACACTGGTTTACCAAAGCTACCCATCCAGTTCAAGAACGTAGGGAGCAAAAAGGGCTGATGCAAAAATAGCGCATTGCAGTGCTACAAACTAGTATAGCCTAAGTAGTCAAGCATAGTTCATTATATGTAGGTTAGAATGAATAATGTGTGGTTCAGGCGAGGGGCAATAACCCCTCGTCTCGAAGTACATGTTGGCAAAGGTTGGCGTATTGCTAGGCTTCAGGCGCAACAAATAAATTTCTTAGCATGCCCAATCCCTCAATCTCTACTTCACACACATCACCGGGTTGCAAATAACAGGGAGGGTTGAGAGTAAAGCCGACTCCCGGAGGTGTACCGGTCAAAACAACATCGCCCGGTTCAAGAGTGATGCCATCGCTGAGAAACGCTACTAGCGCGGGAATCTTGAAGATAAGCTGCGCGGTGTTTGAATCCTGTCGGGTTTGTCCGTTTACCCGGCACTGGATTCGCAGGTTATGGGGGTCGGAAATTTCATCGCGAGTGGCAATATAGGGACCAAGCGGGCAGAAGCCGTTAAGCGACTTGCCGCGCACCCACTGGCTTTGCGAGAATTGCAGGTCGCGTGCGCTCACATCGTTGGCGCACAAATAGCCCGCGATGTACTCGAAAGCGTTTTCCTCTTTTACCTGATAAGCAGTTTTACCAATTACAAAAGCTAACTCTGCCTCATAATCCACCCTCTGAGTAGCTTTATCCACTACGATTTCCTCAGTCGGTCCCGACAACGTGTTGTGCCATTTGGAGAAAATAACCGGCTCAGTGGGTACTTGCGCCTTAACCTCAAGCACATGATCCATAAAATTCAAGCCTATACAAATTATTTTACCGGGCGTTGGTAATGGATTATGTAAAGTCACCTCGTCTAAATCCGGTAAGGTCGTTACATCCAACGCATTTATTTCGCTTAACATCTGCTCAAGTTGGGCATCGCTCAGGTCATTATAGCCGCCGGAAACAGGTGCAACCTTCTGACCGCTTGCGGTCTCTATTAAAGCCCCGCGCTGTGGGCGAGGGTTTTTCTTAGCGCTAAAGCTCACCAGCTTCATAATATATCTTCTCCTAAAATTTATTTTGGTTTTTTAAGCTTGATTAAATTATTTAATTTCTGGTTTTGTCGTTTCTGCATTATTTTTCAAGCCTTTGCCGCTTCCTTTTACCGCCGGGTTGGTATTCACCAACGGGACATGCTCAAGGCGCAACACTGCCCATCCAGCAAGCACCGCCACTACCCCACCCACCACATAACCATCCCGTACTGAAGCGCCCATAATAACCAGCGCAGCAACGCCCAACGCACCGCTCGCCATCCAGAGGATCAGCACCGCCTCACGACTCGACAGCCCCAACGCTACTAACCGATGGGAAGTGTGGTCTTTACCGCCTCGCGCTATGGGCAAACTGCGTCTGAGCCTCGATAATGTGACAAGCGTTATATCGAACAACGGCACACCTAGCACCAGCACCGGAACCATCCATGTTACAAAATCGGTATTGGGAAAGCGCAATTTGATGCCGCATGCTGCTAACAAGAAGCCCATAAAAAGTGAACCACTATCACCCATAAATATTTGGTGAGGCGATTTCTGCGAGAATATCCCGAAATTATGATAAACAAAACCTGCCCCTGCACCCGCCAACGTTGCACCCAATGCCCCTACCAACCACTGCCCACTCTGGTAGGCGGAAAGGAAGAAAAATGCAGCGGCGATTACGCTAACGCCACCTGAAAGCCCATCCATATTGTCCAGAAAATTCATGGCGTTAGTAATAGCCACTACCCACAAGAGCGTAATCAATACATTTAAAACCGAGACGCGAAACACCTCAATTTGTACACCGCTGATAATCAGCCACAAACCTACCCCCAGTTGTGCCAACAGCTTTACCAAAGGGGGCAAACCATACTTGTCATCCAGAAACCCAGTAATACTCATCAAAGTTGCGCCAAACAAAATCGCGGCTAACTGCAAGAAATAAAACGGCAGTATCCAGCCGGTCAAGCCCAACAGCGCCAGCGTAAAGGCTAGGTAGATTGCTACTCCACCTAATAAAGGTACGGGCGAGCTATGTATCTTGCGAAGACCGGGCGCATCTACAATCCCGGACTTTAGCGCAATCCGGCGCACCAGAGGGGTAATCAACAGCGCCAGCAACAATGCCCCCACAAACAACGCCAGATAAAAACCCATACCCGGATTTTCGGGAGCAGACTGAATTGTCGCCTGCTGATATATCATGCCTTAAAATAGTTGGACAGGAAGCCTTGAATTGTCACTTTTGTATCGGTGTTTTGCGCCGAAAGGTCTAAAGCCTTCTGGTACTCTTTTTGCGCCAAATCGGTACGCGCGGTTTTCTGGTAAATTGCAGCAAGGTAAGCGTGTGTATAAGCGCTGGTAGCATCTAGCTGGTTAGCCAGATTTAGGCGTTGTTCTGCCTCTGACAGCCGCTCAAGATGGAACAGGTAAATCCCGGCAGTTTGATTGTAATAGGCTTTATCCGGGTCGGTAGGAGGGGTTGTCACGTAGGGTCTGGGTATTTCCAAGCAAGAATTGGTAAATTGCCCGATTTGAGAAGATTGGATTGCAACGGGAGCAAGCGGCTTTAACAAGGTTTGAACCATCAACGCTTGATCGATCTGCTTACTTTGCGCCATAACCTGAATTCGCTGCAAATAGCGTTGGTTATTGATTAGTTCTTTTGGATTCAGGTCGGATAGGTAGCCGAATTGGATTGCCGCATCGTCATTGCGACCAGCACCAAGATAAATATCGCCTAACACCCAACGCCCGAAGTCGTAACAGCGGTCTATCTTCACCGACTCCTCACCCGTCTTGATAGCGTGATCCTGTACCGCTTGATCAACTGAGCCATCGGTAGCACGACTGGAGTTGATCAGAGCAATTGCATATTCCGACCACACCCGAACATTGCGGGGGGCATA
This window contains:
- a CDS encoding glycosyltransferase family 87 protein, which produces MLPTKPAGHKPVLTYRQTLGKALPLSLAVALLVMVLLFLINLLRPPMVLDIGTDDHLDRLYLNVGDGGFYEPEIQHSTSLETGNRDLTYRWSGQVAYLNLPWPLDSVPLKLTLRLSAPRPDRPPDQTGVTLSVIGQIEYDQYDFGSQNITGYYDGREYILTLPLHIRPTLEYLRLRFEASNAYTPSSGDTRSLSTIFFQAKIEPDYNNFGVEGWLSTLWEPGLLAIICLSCWGIARLLGMPKKWALLLETTAGTILLAGLFIAPLALKPYLSAWGFILPIGWLLLWLAGLFSKRAPKLPAPFVYAATLYILIPLAQFAFLRLHLYSLNPSSLTSGVFTGALLFSAGMYNSHNLRPEDNSPDGLTVFERWFSRAMLAAAFISFLYNQIYTFQVDPFRGVEFRSHYVTLLNSQNGRNLYDLDRLLSQPSVAPRLPPFYAALFWPLTQLFGTDQQIALQLWRVINLLLLVPTLLFLLRLFGQNSGKIHFRAPVLFLALSFSPVTDTIGFGQVNTIALLSLLLALQKLNEKRDVKAGLYLAIPSGLLLFPAALSFYFVLTKRWRGLVSLGVGFLGVGLLGLIAMGWDNFILYFRAVGIILTRPDMDISNQSIFGALARLSIPEITLSYRGDYPFWALFMGYVCSFGLIAFTIRRLWQIRHEVDKPSTARLLPGILILTGLIVPPIALMNNEMLALPALALLLQVLSNAKTPRWQLLVFGVCFGLLGYGSTYDFFPGEAVGLARLGASYRLAALLTLWGLYLWLIRCSNQNKNRY
- a CDS encoding MraY family glycosyltransferase, giving the protein MIYQQATIQSAPENPGMGFYLALFVGALLLALLITPLVRRIALKSGIVDAPGLRKIHSSPVPLLGGVAIYLAFTLALLGLTGWILPFYFLQLAAILFGATLMSITGFLDDKYGLPPLVKLLAQLGVGLWLIISGVQIEVFRVSVLNVLITLLWVVAITNAMNFLDNMDGLSGGVSVIAAAFFFLSAYQSGQWLVGALGATLAGAGAGFVYHNFGIFSQKSPHQIFMGDSGSLFMGFLLAACGIKLRFPNTDFVTWMVPVLVLGVPLFDITLVTLSRLRRSLPIARGGKDHTSHRLVALGLSSREAVLILWMASGALGVAALVIMGASVRDGYVVGGVVAVLAGWAVLRLEHVPLVNTNPAVKGSGKGLKNNAETTKPEIK
- a CDS encoding fumarylacetoacetate hydrolase family protein, whose translation is MKLVSFSAKKNPRPQRGALIETASGQKVAPVSGGYNDLSDAQLEQMLSEINALDVTTLPDLDEVTLHNPLPTPGKIICIGLNFMDHVLEVKAQVPTEPVIFSKWHNTLSGPTEEIVVDKATQRVDYEAELAFVIGKTAYQVKEENAFEYIAGYLCANDVSARDLQFSQSQWVRGKSLNGFCPLGPYIATRDEISDPHNLRIQCRVNGQTRQDSNTAQLIFKIPALVAFLSDGITLEPGDVVLTGTPPGVGFTLNPPCYLQPGDVCEVEIEGLGMLRNLFVAPEA
- a CDS encoding FAD:protein FMN transferase → MSEVFSTFRAMNTDVQVLIYLSSESKATKLRARDLVSTAQLIFRHAELTLSRFLPDSELSRLNQKGYIEQSSPLFFECVNAALKMAELTRGIFDPTILDALEHAGYDRSFEQIGTLAPGLATKMNTFRPPSHHYVELNHARRSIQLAKGARIDLGGIAKGMIVDRVAAVIQGQGFKDFMVSAGGDMRLGGNQPGKNGWEVDMQNPITLEGTLTTLSVTEGAVATSSTTRRRWLKGNQLHHHLIDPRTSEPVNNGLAAVTIVAPTTMLADVLAKTALILGLEEGKEFISQQENCRVYMIDQEGRLV